DNA from Bacteroidota bacterium:
TATTCCGTTTGCCGACGGAAACAGCTGCGCCATTGTGGTGCAGCACATGGCCGGCAACCTGCGCTCACGCTGGACCGATTTTCTGACCAGCGACGGCGAGAAAGACTGGCGCAACCGCGATGCCGAATTTGAAGCGCAACCCTTATCGCGCACCGAACTTATGCAGCAATGGGAAACCGGCTGGCAGGCGCTGTTTCAGGCGCTCGACACGGTTACGCCTGCGCACCTGATGCAACACATTTTTATTCGCAAAGAACCGCTTACCGTGCTGCAGGCTTTGCAGCGGCAGGTGGCGCATTACAGCTATCACGCAGGACAAATTGTGCTGCTGGCGCGTTTTCAGGCGGGTAAAAACTGGCAAAGCCTTTCTATTCCGCGTGGTAAGTCGGTTGGGTTTGGAGGCAATTACCTGAAAGGCTGACGGCCTGCCGGTTAAGCTTTTTACGCCAGTTTCGCATTACAAGCGGGGCATGCAGTTGAAGTGCATTTTATTTGCA
Protein-coding regions in this window:
- a CDS encoding DUF1572 family protein, which produces MTTPAETHLLETIRFEFARMKQLAEKALEQVSDEGFTVIPFADGNSCAIVVQHMAGNLRSRWTDFLTSDGEKDWRNRDAEFEAQPLSRTELMQQWETGWQALFQALDTVTPAHLMQHIFIRKEPLTVLQALQRQVAHYSYHAGQIVLLARFQAGKNWQSLSIPRGKSVGFGGNYLKG